The Methanocella arvoryzae MRE50 genome includes a region encoding these proteins:
- a CDS encoding secondary thiamine-phosphate synthase enzyme YjbQ: protein MPVFTRTLSLESKGYSNMINITDQVEQVLASGGINEGIATIFVPGSTASITTIEFEPGLQQDLPRALERLAPSDASYEHDLKWGDGNGMSHIRAAVMGPGIVVPFKDKSLLLGTWQQIVLVDFDMRPRRREVIVQVLGF, encoded by the coding sequence ATGCCAGTGTTTACCAGAACGCTATCGCTCGAAAGCAAAGGCTATAGCAATATGATCAATATCACGGATCAGGTAGAGCAGGTGCTGGCTTCGGGCGGGATAAACGAAGGCATCGCCACAATCTTCGTTCCGGGCAGCACTGCGTCGATCACCACCATCGAGTTCGAGCCCGGCTTACAGCAGGACTTACCGAGAGCGCTGGAGCGCCTCGCCCCGTCGGACGCCTCTTACGAGCACGACCTGAAATGGGGAGACGGCAATGGAATGTCCCACATCAGGGCTGCGGTGATGGGGCCGGGCATTGTAGTCCCGTTCAAAGACAAGTCGCTGCTCCTGGGCACCTGGCAGCAGATCGTCCTTGTGGACTTCGACATGCGCCCCCGGCGCCGGGAAGTAATCGTCCAGGTCCTCGGGTTTTAG
- a CDS encoding tRNA uridine(34) 5-carboxymethylaminomethyl modification radical SAM/GNAT enzyme Elp3 — protein MDEIQIACRELIDLILSGNVATQDELNKAKKNVSIAHRLSKLPRNSDILAAAATDAERDVVLGLLQKRPIRTISGVAVVAVMTSPEKCPHGKCVPCPGGVDSVFNSPQSYTGTEPAALRAKQEDYDPYRQVTVRLSQLKQIGHDLDKCELIIMGGTMTARSLDYQEWFVRRCLEAMNDFGGEPHPTYFIEEAQKANETASIRNVAMTFETRPDWCREIHVDRMLNMGGTKVELGVQSTYDFVLKRIERGHSVADSVEANRILRDSGFKIGFHMMPGLPGSDFERDLRMFKELFEDSRFCPDYLKIYPTLVTEGTKLHDMWERGEYKPLSSDDAAVLIAQIKASLPPWVRLQRIQRDIPIKHIVDGVVKSNVRQLSGDLLKDSHLKCRCIRCREIGHKVLQGSKPDPAAVRLHEHKMAVCGGTEHFLSFDDESIDALVGFLRLRFPHRPHRPELADAAIVRELHVYGRMVPIGEKDDAWQHQGYGKKLLARAEELATEAGFKKLAIISGIGARQYYQKLGYRHDGPYMSKML, from the coding sequence ATGGATGAAATCCAGATTGCCTGCCGAGAGTTGATTGATCTTATTCTATCCGGCAACGTGGCCACCCAGGATGAGCTAAATAAGGCGAAGAAGAACGTCAGCATAGCCCACCGGCTCTCCAAGCTGCCCCGGAACTCCGACATTCTGGCAGCAGCCGCTACCGACGCCGAGCGTGACGTTGTACTCGGGCTCCTCCAGAAACGCCCTATCCGCACAATTTCCGGCGTAGCCGTCGTGGCTGTCATGACCTCACCCGAGAAGTGCCCCCACGGCAAGTGCGTGCCCTGCCCGGGCGGCGTCGATTCTGTCTTTAATTCCCCTCAGAGCTATACCGGGACAGAGCCAGCCGCATTGAGGGCGAAGCAGGAGGACTACGATCCCTACAGGCAGGTCACAGTCCGTTTATCTCAACTCAAGCAGATCGGCCATGATCTTGATAAATGCGAGCTCATCATCATGGGCGGCACGATGACTGCCCGCAGTCTCGATTATCAGGAATGGTTCGTACGCCGGTGCCTCGAAGCGATGAACGACTTCGGAGGCGAGCCGCATCCCACTTACTTCATCGAAGAAGCACAGAAGGCCAACGAAACAGCAAGCATCCGCAACGTGGCTATGACTTTCGAAACCCGCCCCGACTGGTGCCGGGAAATCCACGTCGACCGGATGCTGAACATGGGCGGCACCAAGGTCGAATTAGGGGTGCAGAGCACCTACGACTTCGTCCTGAAGAGGATTGAGCGGGGCCACTCGGTCGCGGATTCGGTCGAAGCGAACCGTATCCTCCGGGACTCAGGCTTCAAGATCGGCTTCCACATGATGCCCGGCCTTCCCGGCTCGGACTTCGAGCGGGATCTCAGGATGTTCAAAGAGCTGTTCGAGGACAGCCGGTTCTGTCCCGACTACCTGAAAATCTATCCGACCCTGGTGACCGAGGGGACAAAACTCCATGACATGTGGGAGCGGGGCGAATATAAACCCCTGTCAAGCGACGACGCCGCAGTACTGATCGCTCAGATCAAGGCATCGCTGCCGCCGTGGGTGAGGCTGCAGCGTATCCAGCGGGATATCCCGATCAAGCATATCGTAGACGGAGTAGTCAAGAGCAATGTCCGCCAGCTTTCGGGAGATCTGCTTAAGGACTCACACCTTAAATGCCGCTGTATCCGGTGCCGGGAGATCGGGCACAAAGTGCTCCAGGGCTCGAAACCAGATCCGGCAGCTGTTCGGCTCCACGAGCACAAAATGGCCGTCTGCGGCGGCACCGAACACTTCCTGTCCTTCGACGACGAGAGCATCGACGCTCTCGTGGGATTCCTCCGCCTCAGGTTCCCTCACAGGCCCCACCGGCCGGAACTCGCCGACGCAGCCATCGTCCGGGAACTGCACGTCTACGGGCGGATGGTGCCTATCGGAGAAAAGGACGATGCATGGCAACACCAGGGCTATGGTAAAAAGCTCCTTGCAAGGGCTGAAGAGCTCGCCACCGAAGCCGGCTTTAAGAAACTGGCCATCATCAGCGGCATCGGAGCCAGGCAGTATTACCAGAAACTTGGATACAGGCATGATGGACCTTATATGTCTAAGATGCTGTAA
- a CDS encoding tetratricopeptide repeat protein produces MDFLPGARGLINYIKDNLSIIILLSAAFLAALIFVWQAVAARTYVSPAEQSAILNMLFICDTIFLTISVVIALLILYLSSLSGGSLKEISYDTYAVFIIFLIAPLVFIGCMMAYKPPGLYQYSVSVSGLLSVMSLLTAVMLVLYAIRSVQPQVRVRRLIERICQEFRQSGAAGSTASIAMQQPLVSSTTISLISLLKKLSVAGDTSVVNAAVDSMASIALGVTGRASIKDLALARSMVCDIVETGAIGAEARNPGVVCHSIDRLREITVMSRRIEISSMAFRGIGYVASACIKFGDCVRASVFDPWLARVYTTIYDSMGRREALDKAVQVVERALARKDELMPEEKSHLLFVAGHVYTRLAKADKSADKALLSISLLEQAQNTGEPGVLDRALINAEVGRAYVVLASSRNPVKSYKKALAAFEEAGKILTEALSPWDASSLEADTGNACVLLADEYYRLRRYDDALASARGAIEHYTVAARFFTPRRSKELHGKIMSDAGLAHTVISEIFLRSHELDNALKHASMAISCYNSSIGMIDREYAPEAYASMKVSIGLAYASMSEICFKEKRYEEAISACDSAIQAYNEAVKLYEGAGKEKLAADVRKRLKQASDLFNTFMMIGKGKTKSISLTEDVL; encoded by the coding sequence ATGGACTTTTTGCCGGGCGCACGAGGGTTGATCAACTACATAAAAGATAACCTCAGCATAATTATCCTTCTGTCAGCAGCATTCCTCGCTGCACTGATCTTCGTCTGGCAGGCCGTCGCTGCCCGTACCTACGTCAGCCCGGCCGAGCAGAGTGCCATCTTAAACATGCTCTTCATCTGCGATACTATCTTCCTGACAATCTCTGTAGTGATCGCCCTTCTGATCCTTTATCTCTCATCGTTATCAGGCGGCAGCCTGAAAGAAATTTCTTATGATACCTATGCAGTCTTCATCATCTTCCTCATAGCGCCGCTGGTATTCATCGGGTGTATGATGGCCTATAAGCCGCCCGGCCTTTACCAGTATTCTGTGAGTGTCTCGGGACTGCTTTCAGTGATGTCGTTGCTGACTGCAGTCATGCTGGTACTGTACGCCATCCGGTCCGTTCAGCCCCAGGTGCGAGTCAGGCGCCTGATCGAGAGGATCTGCCAGGAATTCCGCCAGTCCGGGGCTGCCGGGTCTACGGCTTCCATCGCCATGCAACAGCCATTGGTCTCTTCCACCACTATCTCGCTGATCAGCCTGTTGAAGAAGCTATCCGTGGCAGGAGATACTTCTGTCGTGAACGCCGCTGTCGATTCTATGGCTTCGATAGCCTTAGGCGTTACTGGCAGGGCGAGTATCAAGGACCTGGCGTTAGCCCGCAGTATGGTCTGCGACATCGTAGAAACAGGGGCGATTGGCGCAGAAGCCCGTAATCCCGGCGTAGTCTGCCACTCGATCGACCGGCTCAGGGAGATCACCGTCATGTCCCGGCGCATAGAGATATCCTCCATGGCTTTCAGGGGAATCGGGTACGTGGCCAGCGCGTGCATAAAATTCGGCGACTGCGTCCGGGCCTCTGTGTTTGATCCGTGGCTTGCCCGGGTCTATACGACCATATATGATAGCATGGGCCGGAGAGAGGCTCTCGACAAAGCTGTACAGGTGGTGGAACGGGCCCTGGCCCGTAAGGACGAACTGATGCCGGAGGAAAAGTCCCACCTGCTGTTCGTGGCCGGCCACGTGTATACCCGGCTTGCGAAAGCTGATAAATCGGCAGACAAGGCGTTACTTTCCATATCTCTGCTGGAGCAGGCGCAGAACACCGGAGAGCCCGGGGTGCTGGACCGGGCACTGATCAACGCCGAGGTTGGCCGGGCGTATGTAGTGCTGGCCTCGTCCCGTAATCCGGTGAAGAGCTATAAGAAAGCCCTGGCTGCCTTTGAAGAGGCTGGTAAAATATTGACGGAAGCCCTGTCTCCCTGGGACGCGTCCTCTCTGGAGGCGGATACCGGAAATGCCTGCGTTCTGCTCGCAGACGAATACTACCGGCTGCGTCGGTATGACGATGCACTGGCGAGCGCAAGGGGAGCCATCGAGCATTATACTGTGGCTGCCAGATTCTTCACTCCCCGCAGGTCAAAAGAGCTTCACGGCAAAATCATGTCTGACGCCGGTCTGGCTCACACGGTCATCAGTGAGATTTTCCTGAGGTCTCACGAGCTGGATAATGCCCTGAAGCACGCTTCTATGGCTATCAGCTGCTATAATTCTTCGATCGGCATGATCGACCGGGAGTACGCGCCCGAAGCATATGCGTCCATGAAAGTAAGCATCGGTCTGGCCTATGCCAGCATGTCGGAGATCTGCTTCAAGGAAAAGCGGTACGAAGAAGCGATATCGGCCTGTGACAGCGCCATCCAGGCCTACAACGAAGCAGTGAAACTGTACGAGGGTGCAGGTAAGGAAAAGCTGGCAGCAGATGTCCGGAAGCGCCTGAAGCAGGCAAGCGATCTCTTTAACACCTTCATGATGATCGGTAAAGGCAAAACGAAGTCTATATCCCTGACGGAGGACGTTTTATGA
- a CDS encoding phosphoadenosine phosphosulfate reductase domain-containing protein → MSGRKPFEEALDHIFWCDACNVPLITDVCGACGGPARAVQLSPPGDVRFCSPFERDILHRLLTDMYGADPIGDRLVLLNKIPGDDKTDEVIVDGRTLAVMAYDLVKQGYVLDLRPDGAKVLMPHATKKIVNVDVPREKHLNGKGLSGSCVTGSTPDVKAGDVVLLKVSESFNGLGVARVDADRLANPVENTLKVRKIGSSKVRLNDRVATMADAVEANRKRLQSMEADAISVIRGVAGQHKNLPVTVSFSGGKDSLVVFNIARKAVNKLKAFFVDTGLEFPETSEFVERFAHDTGVEITVQRAGDAFDQNFPAFGPPAKDFRWCCKVCKLGPITSLLNNSKGVITIDGKRRYESFQRGHIGTVERNPFVPGQIGVFPVKDWRAIEVWLYIYMEKLPYNPLYDLGFERIGCWLCPAALQAEYVRMKDLHPDRFDEWQGRLHQWAKASGLSPEYVDLGFWRWKAHPPKMLNVAREKGLSLKPRAGTGMSLSMIKGISPCTAGGYSLEGVLSSGKWPEPDALKEMLKTIGTPSYSEDLDVMLLRAGKGTSKMFAGGQIYASSDDRAYAQRLFGDTVRQVLRAALCSKCKICVKACNRRAIRIDGYLRVDESKCNRCGKCTRACVIARYYDKLTGNKENYPKSIS, encoded by the coding sequence ATGAGCGGAAGAAAGCCCTTCGAAGAGGCCTTAGATCACATTTTCTGGTGCGACGCGTGCAACGTGCCGTTGATCACTGATGTATGCGGAGCCTGCGGTGGGCCTGCAAGGGCTGTACAACTCTCTCCGCCCGGCGACGTTCGGTTTTGCTCTCCGTTCGAGAGAGACATCCTCCACCGGCTTTTAACAGACATGTACGGGGCCGATCCGATAGGGGACCGGCTTGTCCTGCTGAACAAGATTCCCGGAGACGACAAGACTGACGAAGTGATCGTAGACGGCAGGACACTCGCTGTCATGGCTTACGACCTGGTTAAGCAGGGCTATGTCCTCGATTTAAGGCCGGATGGCGCTAAGGTGCTAATGCCTCACGCTACGAAGAAGATCGTCAACGTCGATGTCCCCCGGGAGAAGCACCTGAACGGCAAAGGCCTCAGCGGAAGCTGCGTTACTGGCAGCACTCCCGACGTGAAAGCGGGAGACGTCGTGCTGCTCAAGGTCAGCGAGTCCTTCAACGGCCTGGGCGTGGCAAGGGTCGATGCCGACCGGCTGGCCAATCCCGTCGAGAACACCCTCAAGGTCAGGAAGATCGGCAGCAGCAAGGTCCGGCTGAACGATCGCGTAGCCACGATGGCCGACGCGGTGGAAGCTAACCGGAAGCGGCTGCAGTCCATGGAAGCCGACGCGATCAGCGTCATCCGGGGCGTTGCCGGGCAACACAAGAACCTGCCCGTCACGGTCTCCTTCAGCGGCGGCAAGGACAGCCTGGTCGTCTTCAACATCGCCCGAAAAGCTGTAAACAAGCTCAAGGCGTTCTTCGTAGACACCGGCTTAGAATTCCCGGAGACCTCCGAGTTTGTCGAGCGCTTCGCCCACGACACGGGCGTCGAGATCACCGTCCAGCGGGCAGGTGACGCCTTCGATCAGAACTTCCCTGCCTTCGGCCCGCCCGCAAAGGATTTCCGGTGGTGCTGCAAGGTCTGTAAGCTCGGCCCGATCACCAGCCTGCTCAACAACTCAAAGGGCGTCATCACCATCGACGGCAAGCGCCGGTACGAGTCCTTCCAGCGGGGTCACATCGGCACTGTGGAGAGAAACCCGTTCGTGCCCGGCCAGATTGGAGTCTTTCCTGTTAAGGACTGGAGGGCTATCGAAGTCTGGCTATACATCTACATGGAAAAGCTGCCTTACAACCCACTGTACGACCTTGGCTTCGAGAGGATCGGCTGCTGGCTCTGCCCTGCTGCCTTGCAGGCAGAGTACGTGAGGATGAAAGACCTTCACCCTGACCGGTTCGACGAATGGCAGGGGCGGCTACACCAGTGGGCGAAGGCTTCCGGGCTCTCCCCGGAATACGTCGACTTAGGCTTCTGGCGGTGGAAAGCCCATCCGCCCAAGATGCTCAACGTCGCCAGGGAAAAGGGCCTCTCGCTTAAGCCCCGGGCAGGTACGGGGATGTCCCTGTCTATGATCAAGGGTATCAGCCCCTGTACTGCGGGCGGCTACAGTCTCGAGGGGGTCCTGTCTTCAGGTAAGTGGCCGGAGCCGGATGCGCTCAAGGAGATGCTCAAGACTATCGGCACCCCGTCCTATTCCGAAGACCTCGATGTCATGCTCCTCAGGGCCGGCAAAGGCACGAGCAAGATGTTCGCCGGCGGCCAGATCTATGCCTCTTCCGACGACAGGGCGTATGCACAGCGGCTGTTCGGTGACACTGTCAGGCAGGTATTGCGAGCTGCTCTGTGCAGCAAGTGCAAGATCTGCGTGAAAGCCTGCAACCGCAGGGCGATTCGTATAGATGGCTATTTACGCGTTGATGAGTCAAAATGCAACCGTTGTGGAAAATGCACCCGGGCATGCGTTATTGCCCGTTATTACGACAAATTAACCGGTAACAAGGAAAATTATCCTAAAAGTATATCGTAA
- a CDS encoding pyruvoyl-dependent arginine decarboxylase → MRQGLVPKKVFFTSGVGRHREMLESFEMALRDAGIEKFNLVTVSSILPPDCEIVQKSEGLPSLYPGEIVFTVMSRNSSNEPSRRIAASIGCAIPKDPVKNFGYLSEHHSYGETEQYAGMYAEKLAENMLFTWTKEKPGKTMNISKTAEVDDEGNWTTVISAAVFIL, encoded by the coding sequence ATGAGACAGGGTCTGGTACCAAAGAAAGTGTTTTTCACCAGTGGCGTTGGCAGACACAGGGAAATGCTGGAATCGTTCGAGATGGCGCTACGGGATGCAGGGATAGAGAAGTTCAACCTCGTCACTGTCAGCTCGATTCTGCCGCCAGACTGCGAGATCGTACAGAAGAGCGAAGGTCTCCCGTCACTGTACCCGGGGGAGATCGTGTTTACCGTCATGTCCCGGAATTCCTCTAACGAGCCGAGCAGGCGGATCGCTGCTTCGATAGGCTGCGCTATCCCCAAAGACCCGGTTAAAAATTTCGGTTACTTATCGGAGCACCACTCCTACGGTGAAACTGAGCAGTACGCAGGCATGTATGCAGAAAAGCTCGCCGAAAACATGCTCTTCACCTGGACAAAGGAAAAGCCGGGGAAAACTATGAACATCTCGAAGACTGCAGAAGTCGACGACGAGGGAAACTGGACGACAGTTATATCTGCTGCCGTGTTTATATTATAA
- a CDS encoding M24 family metallopeptidase, with protein MDNANLYYATHFLAPDSFAYICAGGKSYVIVSSMERGRAEKEARVDQVISDEEYGYMDKVRATNDPDGAYADMLSEILRDLSAKSVAVPALFPLKLADSLRSRGIEVTPAEMQIEESRLIKSKEEIALIQKAQRVNEKGMAKAESLLRKATVKDGILYYRGKPLTSEQIQREIEVVFVRNGYETTDSIVAAGPGAADPHFTGAGPIPADQLIVIDIFPFGKKERYWADMTRTFVRGEPTKQMREMYDLVLKAQEAALGAIKEGVTGKSVDDKVCDVFEKHGYGTPRTKSKTGYIHSTGHGVGLEIHEAPRLSQTGTKALKAGMVVTVEPGLYLPDVGGVRIEDIVVVEKKGCKNLTKYPKELII; from the coding sequence ATGGATAACGCAAATCTCTATTACGCTACGCATTTTCTGGCTCCCGATTCGTTTGCGTACATTTGCGCCGGGGGTAAATCGTATGTCATAGTATCCTCTATGGAGCGGGGCCGGGCAGAGAAAGAGGCGAGGGTAGACCAGGTCATTTCCGACGAAGAGTACGGCTACATGGATAAGGTCAGGGCGACCAACGACCCGGACGGCGCCTACGCTGACATGCTCTCCGAAATATTGAGGGATCTGTCCGCGAAAAGCGTTGCAGTCCCGGCGCTGTTCCCGCTGAAGCTGGCCGACAGCCTTCGCTCACGGGGCATCGAAGTGACTCCTGCGGAAATGCAGATCGAAGAGAGCAGGCTGATCAAGTCGAAGGAAGAGATCGCCCTGATCCAGAAGGCTCAGCGGGTCAACGAGAAGGGCATGGCAAAAGCTGAAAGCCTGCTGAGGAAAGCCACGGTCAAAGACGGCATACTCTACTACAGGGGCAAGCCTCTGACATCAGAGCAGATTCAGCGTGAAATTGAGGTTGTCTTTGTCAGGAATGGCTATGAGACGACTGACTCGATAGTAGCGGCAGGCCCTGGCGCAGCAGACCCCCACTTCACGGGCGCGGGCCCCATCCCGGCTGATCAGCTTATAGTCATAGATATATTCCCGTTCGGTAAAAAGGAGCGGTACTGGGCGGACATGACCCGCACGTTCGTCAGGGGCGAGCCCACGAAGCAGATGCGTGAGATGTACGATCTCGTGCTAAAGGCACAGGAAGCCGCCCTCGGGGCAATCAAAGAAGGCGTGACCGGCAAGTCGGTGGACGATAAGGTCTGCGACGTCTTCGAAAAGCATGGCTATGGCACCCCCAGGACTAAGTCGAAGACCGGGTATATACACTCCACCGGCCACGGCGTCGGCCTGGAGATTCATGAGGCCCCCAGGCTGAGCCAGACTGGCACAAAGGCGCTGAAAGCGGGCATGGTCGTCACGGTCGAGCCCGGACTTTACCTCCCGGACGTCGGCGGCGTCCGGATAGAAGACATTGTTGTGGTCGAGAAAAAGGGCTGCAAGAACCTGACTAAGTATCCCAAGGAGCTAATCATATGA
- a CDS encoding rubrerythrin family protein yields MRDATARCLRDAFCSESMSHVRYLIFAGHAQDEAFPGTSRLFRAFALAKYLRASELYFLSRDMLENPAVNANSYFILERTIDHLIKAKDMEALSVKEVFEPYYAVASSEAESAAMKCLDKSIMISRIIVNTIDPLLQQLKHMDEEPSIGDIYLCSICGFIALDQPPEACPCCNSSAENYILVV; encoded by the coding sequence ATGAGAGATGCGACCGCCCGGTGTCTCAGGGATGCCTTCTGCAGCGAAAGCATGTCCCACGTCCGGTACCTCATTTTTGCAGGCCATGCCCAGGACGAGGCCTTTCCCGGCACTTCCCGCCTTTTCAGGGCGTTCGCCCTTGCCAAGTACCTCCGGGCCTCCGAGTTATATTTCCTGTCCCGGGACATGCTGGAAAACCCGGCTGTGAATGCGAACTCGTACTTCATCCTCGAGCGGACTATTGACCACCTGATCAAAGCGAAGGATATGGAAGCCCTCAGCGTCAAAGAAGTTTTCGAGCCATATTACGCAGTTGCATCCTCTGAGGCGGAGTCAGCTGCCATGAAATGCCTGGATAAGTCCATAATGATAAGCAGGATTATTGTTAATACAATAGATCCCCTACTACAGCAGCTTAAGCATATGGATGAGGAACCCAGTATCGGGGATATCTACCTCTGCTCGATTTGCGGCTTTATCGCCCTCGATCAGCCGCCGGAAGCATGCCCATGCTGTAACAGCAGTGCAGAAAACTATATTCTCGTCGTCTAA
- the map gene encoding type II methionyl aminopeptidase codes for MSGDAILDKYREAGRILKEVRLAAVPLVKKGAKMLDVAEAIENDIFKRGGRPAFPVNISLDEEAAHDTPAPGDTRVFEDNIVKLDIGVHVDGYIADTAITVDLKGDANLVKASEKALEEAIKVVRAGVSTAEIGEVIEQTIEGFDLKPVYNLTGHGLERFVQHAAPSIPNKRIGQGIVLKAGQVIAIEPFATDGIGMVGEGELMEIFGITAVKPVRMPSDRDMLKAIQKFNGLPFARRWVAGQKRADATLNNLMRMGIIHAYPVLVEERGGMVSQAEHTLIVTEDGCEVTTM; via the coding sequence ATGAGCGGTGACGCAATTCTGGACAAATACCGCGAAGCGGGGCGTATCCTCAAGGAAGTCCGGCTGGCGGCAGTGCCGCTGGTGAAGAAGGGAGCGAAGATGCTCGACGTAGCAGAGGCCATCGAGAACGACATCTTCAAGAGAGGCGGCAGGCCGGCGTTTCCGGTGAACATCTCGCTGGATGAGGAGGCTGCGCACGATACTCCCGCGCCCGGCGATACGAGGGTCTTCGAGGACAACATCGTCAAGCTGGATATCGGAGTCCACGTAGACGGGTACATTGCGGATACTGCGATCACAGTCGACCTGAAGGGGGACGCCAACCTGGTCAAAGCCTCGGAAAAAGCGCTGGAAGAAGCGATCAAGGTGGTCAGGGCAGGCGTATCCACGGCTGAGATTGGTGAAGTCATCGAGCAGACCATCGAGGGCTTCGACCTGAAGCCGGTCTACAACCTGACCGGCCACGGGCTGGAGCGGTTCGTCCAGCACGCGGCGCCTTCCATCCCGAACAAGAGAATTGGACAGGGCATAGTGCTCAAGGCAGGACAGGTCATCGCCATCGAGCCTTTCGCCACCGATGGAATTGGAATGGTCGGCGAAGGCGAGCTGATGGAGATCTTCGGCATTACGGCGGTCAAGCCGGTTCGTATGCCCTCGGACAGAGACATGCTCAAGGCGATCCAGAAGTTCAACGGGCTGCCGTTCGCCAGAAGATGGGTGGCAGGCCAGAAGAGGGCTGATGCGACGCTAAATAACCTGATGCGCATGGGGATCATCCACGCGTACCCGGTCCTCGTAGAGGAGAGGGGTGGCATGGTGTCCCAGGCCGAGCACACGTTGATCGTCACCGAAGACGGGTGCGAAGTAACGACGATGTAA